A window from Neodiprion fabricii isolate iyNeoFabr1 chromosome 2, iyNeoFabr1.1, whole genome shotgun sequence encodes these proteins:
- the LOC124176784 gene encoding piezo-type mechanosensitive ion channel component isoform X4, producing MGKYWLNVVLLRVVLPVILTLCAVWRPTGLSVIYLALMLYLPMVPIPSSKTMNGHTGRYLIIAMGLCFLTAVIQITFQFVLLALQPYGHFLKDCEFLETILRHFGLVRLDSATTWMVFYWLSPELVSLPSIVLLYVFCRRLTHERQQEDDDRFSTKESAPPSQKVIDFLGTMGTYMVLFSLCCVGTLQPSVEGGLYFLVFLGAGTLWACNTELRRGFAIVCKLVMVLALIHVVVILTYQTPWPQSQLPADSPWARYLGLVPVYTSNCTNSREVDVAADDWVSFTEPVRLIWLYYILALQSQFLIQKPEKKSTRFGGKLENLDTPLSRHVSARRRTPSQRWQSARRKARLMRFGSGRAGLLQDSTGSVIVQDGHHDDSIQMQSMSEGATEEQPGVFEQVIMAFYAIFQLIIQSSYLATNIVMMAWSITYHSWTTFVLLLWAIILWMVPNKRSWMMKCSPFIVIYATLLLITQFVFNLNLTKDELPDMIYDVELSQIGFTKTDELHSWHLLVKCLYTTMFWITMRQYMVERKQQRRSSALRDMVAPLHVSVSTATTAMQQEMPEIRSKFMKNVGSLIQRILTKFWIAVVAIMLFTSGITGERMTVFRIIYMSLFLVFVITFQISWFAWRRMMYGFWITVIAYSVIMLILVYTYQFHKFDDYWTYIKVDKDLQKDIGLETYETKDLFVRLLTPTFFVIITVVQMHYFHQDFLNVTDIEKMRPAVGPDISQNQIDEPQAETSAAADVEQIPRSMYTLKQLKRMSKMEKKALLRQALKRLHNFYNHGWLFLEIHMEKIIFSSMMLLCVSDVCAIHFLFVLTIVIAINLRQSIQIAAIKVMTATIAVLMVIKMLYQIEYISHNSYDRNCTNNGSGNDSPLPSNETIYNIAEWIGMRKELPNRLPILLKGYIGIITVTTFRGIILVRQMFYRQMRGLSLKTPMIMFPSITRKDADMGIIECLKFLFNYGFYKFGLEFCFIAIIALISTRLDFYSVLYAVWLGFLYCCRRPTLSKLWPIFQCFGILIIPIQYFIVVAPPPWLCIYYPWHESEFLRDLQEWMFFPDPDFPPNPKKLLCDFFLLLMITRQRLVFYIEASQKESGEEYSAGHNYSVYMDMEKPHFINPVGDFVSHAHTWLDVIKRGVLSSLLWISLSIMFLAGTNRTNLFSLGYLVGAFMFLWQGSDFYLRPIRTILKWWNVLIGYNITVIMLKTMLQGIGCVYMNEIEKSACWLVQLLGIACLKKFKSNVPGANGEDKCQVPREDIGMVWDALCFAFLIMQKRLFKSYYFFHIVDETKAMSILASRGAELLEELHQKRIEKQESMEKTILEKLKFKMDKIKASQKKIMGPVYKDPVSHRADLLYPGSRPLYRRRPPTTNREAVRSGDYYMFDDMDDDDVSELVADDEDKKEQGKQRKRDPPGRRMTISELVNTVLKTDIEIATHVALHGGTPQDALQIRRRSEPMTRKKSSMSYLSARSETDTAAPVDHRDDAGGIDSADQEAVEREMRADDLTRTSIPSDDEDENVEEKKKISLATYFKFVWAFINSAIVSMTKHLNIYSQDYRYIRKVLTEEKKNLKQKPDFRTGTRLGISQIWQPITKTQQASSTSTIGNNTDETSEEGSRPEGQPRSLEDSCIESQTVSHPDEGQAELSEKDQPPIIQLLASMWFVILAHSNLMCYFMVFLHQIKNASILSLPLPLMVFLWGTLTIPRPSKTFWVTLIAYTEIVVIIKCVFQFTVLPWNQGIASSNKPFFTPRIIGIERKSNYALWDLLILLIVFFHRLMLKSLGQWNTSMPKPRKVIPSHLMADRTQTPTVGDRGQGEQSVVRTEDVLIEDNNQIRRESLRRSGEERDLFLVAGDNDRTLIIRTEEIDPCDENLTTAIGMTAKKYLEPMKVYFENILNADGKEKTNVYAYMFFCDFFNFLLIIFGFSAFGTQQGDGGVTAYLSENRVPMPFLLMLLLQFALIVIDRALFLRKYILGKLIFQYCLVVGIHIWMFFILPSVTERQFNEKLPPQIWYMVKCFYLLLAAYQLRLGYPTRILGNFLCKKYSIVNYCLFKLFMIVPFLFELRAVMDWIWTDTSMTIMDWFKMEDIFASIYQLKCMRGVETDFPQPRGIKKQQMSKYLTGGIALFLMIGIIWFPLLLFALGGTVGVSNIPYEVSMKLRIGSYEPIYAMSAQNSSITTYSDAEFTELQHQYSSDRSATTFLENYIHSDVAAVRLGASSRRLWAISPPDLDRLKAELNSSLTVTVHVEWSVARKTDVKDASEIATTPHDIQLPAMIDGQPNRLRLALLRMLTLQNQTTDGSSVSSETITLSYAFPKFLKVTNRLTDVVPQLMNFPDIVLEDETNTDYLYRNVTLMLSGNFNCCAPQKWWIVNEDCTDIIYTKHLEKIPENDCKNIMMLLFNDKAFPKELSFISGVGILGLYTTAVILVSQMLRRNVSEMAPKIMFEDLPYVDRILRLCLDIYLVRESGELCLEEDLFAKLIFLYRSPETLIRWTRPPEPGEQADDNEDGNAEEGEDGAMRAA from the exons ATGGGAAAGTATTGGCTGAACGTCGTCCTCCTTCGGGTCGTCCTTCCGGTCATCCTCACCCTTT gTGCGGTATGGAGGCCTACGGGACTATCTGTCATCTACTTGGCTCTGATGTTGTATCTGCCCATGGTGCCGATACCATCCAGCAAAACGATGAATGGACACACCGGTCGTTACTTAATCATCGCAATGGGTCTGTGTTTCCTAACAGCCGTCATACAAATCACGTTTCAATTTGTGCTGTTGGCCCTACAACCCTATGGGCACTTCCTGAAAGATT GCGAATTCTTAGAGACAATCTTAAGACACTTCGGTCTTGTAAGACTTGACAGTGCTACAACATGGATGGTTTTTTACTGGCTCAGTCCAGAGCTCGTCTCCTTACCCTCCATTGTCCTCCTCTATGTATTTTGTCGGAGGTTGACTCATGAGAGACAACAAGAAGATGACGATCGGTTCAGCACCAAAGAATCGGCACCTCCGTCACAGAAG GTGATTGATTTCTTGGGTACTATGGGTACCTATATggttcttttttcattgtgcTGTGTTGGCACTCTACAGCCATCCGTGGAAGGAggactatattttcttgtcttCCTTGGAGCTGGAACGTTGTGGGCTTGCAACACGGAGTTGAGGCGAGGCTTTGCAATAGTCTGCAAGCTTGTAATGGTGCTCGCTCTTATACATGTGGTCGTAATACTGACGTATCAAACTCCGTGGCCTCAGTCACAGCTACCAGCAGATAGTCCTTGGGCCCGTTATCTTGGTCTTGTACCTGTCTATACAAGCAATTGCACCAATTCAAGAGAAGTTGATGTCGCAGCTGATGACTGGGTAAGCTTCACCGAACCAGTGAGGCTCATATGGCTGTACTACATTCTTGCACTACAGTCGCAATTCCTCATTCAAAAACCT gaaaaaaaatcgacacgATTTGGTGGAAAATTGGAGAACTTAGACACACCTTTGTCACGCCATGTGTCGGCGAGACGCAGAACACCCTCGCAAAGATGGCAATCAGCACGACGGAAGGCTCGT CTGATGCGGTTTGGTTCTGGACGGGCTGGACTTCTTCAAGATTCAACGGGTAGCGTCATTGTTCAAGACGGGCATCACGATGACAGTATTCAAATGCAGTCGATGAGTGAAG GGGCCACAGAAGAGCAGCCTGGAGTGTTTGAACAAGTTATTATGGCATTCTATGCAATATTTCAACTTATCATTCAGTCATCGTATTTGGCTACAAATATCGTCATGATG GCATGGAGTATAACATATCACAGTTGGACAACATTTGTTCTGCTATTGTGGGCAATAATATTATGGATGGTGCCAAACAAGCGATCATGGATGATGAAGTGCTCTCCTTTCATCGTCATATATGCAACTTTGCTACTAATCACGCAATTCGTATTTAATTTGAACCTAACTAAGGATGAGCTACCAGATATGATTTATGATGTTGAACTCTCGCAGATTGGATTTACTAAAACTGATGAATTGCATAGTTGGCATCTCCTTGTAAAG TGCCTTTATACGACTATGTTTTGGATAACAATGAGACAATACATGGTGGAACGAAAGCAACAACGTCGATCGTCTGCGTTACGAGACATGGTAGCTCCTCTTCATGTATCTGTCTCGacagcaacaacagcgatgCAACAAGAGATGCCGGAGATAAGAagtaaatttatgaaaaatgttggATCATTAATTCAACGGATACTCACGAAATTTTGGATTGCTGTTGTCGCTATCATGTTATTCACCAGTGGTATAACCGGTGAACGCATGACTGTGTTTAGAATCATCTACATGTCGTTATTCCTCGTCTTCGTCATCACTTTccag ATATCATGGTTTGCTTGGAGACGAATGATGTATGGATTTTGGATCACTGTTATTGCATACTCCGTCATTATGCTCATTCTTGTCTATACCTACCAGTTTCACAAATTTGATGATTATTGGACATATATAAAGGTTGACAAAGACTT ACAGAAGGACATAGGCTTAGAAACATATGAGACAAAGGACCTTTTTGTACGTCTACTAACCCCTACGTTTTTTGTCATAATCACCGTCGTGCAGATGCACTATTTTCACCAAGACTTTTTGAACGTAacggatattgaaaaaatgag gCCTGCGGTAGGGCCAGACATCAGCCAAAATCAGATAGATGAACCTCAAGCAGAGACCTCAGCTGCTGCTGATGTAGAACAGATACCAAGATCAATGTACACACTAAAGCAGCTGAAAC GAATGTCAAAGATGGAGAAAAAGGCACTTCTTCGACAAGCTCTGAAGCGCTTGCACAATTTCTATAACCACGGTTGGTTATTCTTGGAAATTCACAtggagaaaattatattttcttcaatgaTGCTGCTCTGTGTCAGTGAT GTATGTGCAATTCACTTCCTGTTTGTCCTCACAATAGTCATAGCGATAAATCTTCGACAGAGCATACAAATAGCTGCAATCAAGGTAATGACCGCGACTATAGCAGTTCTGATGGTCATTAAAATGCTCTATCAAATAGAATACATCAGCCATAACAGCTATGATAGGAATTGTACA AACAATGGATCTGGTAATGACTCGCCACTTCCTTCGAATGAAACAATCTATAATATTGCAGAATGGATAGGAATGAGGAAAGAGCTACCAAACAGGCTGCCTATACTCTTGAAGGGATACATTGGCATAATAACTGTAACTACGTTTCGAGGAATCATTTTAGTGCGACAAATGTTCTATAGGCAGATGAGAGGCCTCTCTTTGAAAACTCCAATGATCATGTTCCCAAGTATCACAAGGAAAGACGCAGATATGGGAATTATTGAGTGCCTGAAGTTTTTGTTCAACTACGGTTTTTATAAATTTGGTCTTGAATTCTGTTTTATAGCAATAATTGCTCTTATCAGCACCAGACTTGACTTTTATTCCGTACTCTACGCAGTTTGGCTAGGGTTTTTGTACTGCTGCCGCAGACCCACGTTGTCAAAATTATGGCCGATTTTTCAGTGCTTTGGTATTCTGATCATACCCATACAATATTTCATTGTGGTTGCTCCACCACCTTGGCTCTGCATTT ATTATCCGTGGCATGAATCAGAGTTTCTTCGTGATTTACAGGAGTGGATGTTCTTTCCAGACCCAGACTTTCCACCTAATCCGAAAAAACTTCTTT GTgactttttcctccttctcaTGATCACTCGCCAACGACTGGTCTTTTATATCGAGGCGTCGCAAAAAGAATCTGGTGAAGAATATTCTGCTGGTCATAATTACAGCGTGTATATGGATATGGAGAAGCCACATTTTATTAATCCTGTAGGGGATTTTGTGTCACACGCTCATACATGGCTAGACGTCATTAAGCGAGGAGTACTCTCCAGCTTGCTCTGGATATCACTGTCCATCATGTTCTTAGCTGGTACCAACAGAACCAATCTCTTCTCGTTAGGATACCTGGTTGGAGCATTTATGTTCCTTTGGCAAGGTAGTGATTTCTATCTTCGTCCGATAAGAACTATCCTGAAATGGTGGAACGTTTTGATTGGTTATAACATCACAGTCATCATGCTAAAGACAATGTTACAAGGGATTGGATGTGTATACATGAACGAG ATCGAGAAATCTGCCTGTTGGCTTGTTCAACTTCTGGGTATTGCATGCCTGAAGAAATTTAAGAGTAACGTACCTGGAGCTAATGGAGAGGACAAATGTCAAGTACCAAGGGAGGATATTGGAATGGTTTGGGATGCATTGTGCTTTGCATTTCTGATAATGCAAAAGCGCCTGTTTAAGAGCTATTACTTCTTCCATATCGTAGATGAGACCAAAGCAATGAGTATCTTAGCTTCTCGAGGTGCCGAACTCCTTGAAGAGTTGCACCAGAAGAGAATAGAAAAACAAGAGTCAATGGAAAAAACAATATTAGAAAAACTTAAATTCAAAATGGACAAGATCAAAGCGagtcaaaagaaaataatgggCCCCGTTTACAAAGATCCAGTTTCGCATCGCGCTG ATTTACTCTATCCAGGATCGCGACCATTGTACAGACGTCGTCCTCCAACGACTAACAGAGAGG CCGTTAGGTCCGGTGACTACTACATGTTTGACGATATGGATGATGACGACGTCAGTGAATTAGTTGCCGATGACGAAGATAAGAAGGAACAAGGAAAACAACGAAAGCGAGACCCACCTGGTCGCAGAATGACCATTTCAGAG TTGGTGAACACTGTTTTAAAGACAGATATAGAGATAGCAACGCACGTCGCCTTGCACGGGGGAACACCTCAAGATGCTCTGCAAATTCGACGACGCAGTGAACCGATGACTCGCAAGAAATCATCAATGTCCTATCTCAGTGCTCGCTCTGAAACAGATACTGCCGCACCTGTTGAC caTCGGGATGATGCTGGAGGTATAGATTCGGCAGACCAGGAGGCAGTAGAGAGGGAAATGAGGGCGGATGATCTTACAAGGACTTCTATTCCCTCAGATGACGAAGATGAGaatgtagaagagaagaagaaaatttcgctTGCCACATACTTCAAGTTTGTCTGGGCGTTTATCAACAGTGCCATTGTGTCCATGACAAAACACTTGAATATTTACTCACAGGACTATCGATACATACGAAAGGTTttgactgaagaaaaaaagaacttaAAG CAAAAACCTGACTTCAGAACCGGTACACGTTTGGGAATCAGTCAAATATGGCAACCAATAACTAAAACCCAACAAGC ATCTTCGACATCGACGATCGGCAACAACACTGATGAAACATCTGAAGAGGGCAGCCGACCTGAGGGTCAACCTCGTAGCCTCGAAGATAG TTGCATTGAATCCCAAACTGTATCGCATCCAGATGAAGGTCAGGCAGAATTATCTGAAAAGGATCAACCACCGATAATCCAACTATTGGCTTCAATGTGGTTTGTGATATTAGCTCACTCTAACCTGATGTGCTACTTCATGGTCTTCCTTCATCAGATTAAGAATGCTTCCATTCTATCTTTACCACTGCCATTAATGGTATTTCTCTGGGGAACCCTTACAATACCAAGGCCCTCAAAAACCTTCTGGGTCACTCTGATTGCCTACACTGAG ATTGTCGTGATCATAAAATGTGTATTTCAATTCACGGTTCTCCCATGGAACCAGGGTATAGCCTCCTCCAATAAGCCCTTCTTTACTCCAAGAATAATAGGCATCGAGCGAAAATCAAACTATGCACTATGGGACTTGCTGATACTGCTCATCGTCTTCTTTCACAG aCTGATGCTGAAATCTTTGGGCCAATGGAACACTTCAATGCCAAAGCCACGAAAAGTGATTCCGTCTCATCTGATGGCAGACAGGACTCAGACGCCAACTGTGGGTGATAGAGGACAAGGAGAACAATCTGTCGTCCGAACAGAGGATGTTTTAATCGAAGA CAATAATCAGATACGTAGAGAAAGTTTGAGAAGATCAGGAGAGGAAAGAGATCTTTTCTTGGTAGCTGGGGATAATGATAGAACTCTCATTATTCGTACAGAAGAAATTGATCCatgtgatgaaaatttaaccACGGCGATTGGCATGAC TGCCAAGAAGTACTTGGAACCAATGAAGGTATATTTCGAGAACATACTGAACGCTGATGGGAAAGAGAAGACCaatgtatatgcatacatgtTCTTCTGTGATTTCTTCAACTTTCTCTTGATTATCTTTGGGTTTTCAGCATTCGGA acTCAACAAGGAGATGGTGGAGTAACAGCATATCTATCTGAAAACAGAGTGCCGATGCCATTCCTGCTAATGCTGCTACTACAATTTGCACTTATTGTAATTGACCGAGCGCTCTTTTTACGGAAATACATTcttggaaaattgattttccagTACTGTCTAGTTGTAGGCATTCACATATGGATGTTCTTCATATTGCCAAGTGTCACTGAGAG GCAATTCAACGAAAAGCTACCACCACAAATTTGGTATATGGTGAAATGTTTCTACCTGCTACTAGCAGCATATCAACTGCGTCTTGGCTATCCTACTCGCATACTTGGAAACTTTTTATGTAAAAAGTACAGCATCGTCAATTATTGTCTCTTCAAACT ATTTATGATAGTTCCATTTCTTTTTGAATTACGAGCTGTCATGGACTGGATCTGGACTGATACATCAATGACCATCATGGATTGGTTTAAGATGGAAGATATTTTTGCTAGCATTTACCAACTTAAG TGTATGAGGGGTGTGGAAACGGATTTTCCACAACCACGAGGTATCAAGAAGCAGCAAATGAGCAAATATTTGACTGGTGGGATAGCCCTCTTCCTCATGATTGGAATAATTTGGTTCCCACTACTTCTGTTCGCTCTTGGAGGCACTGTTGGAGTGTCGAACATACCCTATGAGGTATCAATGAAACTGCGCATCGGCTCCTACGAACCAATCTATGCCATGTCTGCCCAGAATAGTTCCATAACTACATATAGTGATGCAGAATTCACTGAGCTCCAGCATCAGTATTCGAGTGATCGCAGTGCGACAACATtccttgaaaattatattcactcAGACGTGGCAGCAGTCAGGTTGGGTGCGTCATCAAGGCGGCTATGGGCAATTTCACCTCCTGATTTGGACAG GCTCAAAGCAGAACTTAACTCATCACTTACAGTCACGGTGCACGTTGAGTGGTCTGTGGCCAGGAAAACAGATGTAAAAGATGCTAGCGAAATAGCGACCACACCACACGATATACAGCTACCTGCCATGATTGACGGGCAGCCAAATCGCCTGCGGTTGGCTTTGTTGAGGATGCTCACATTGCAAAACCAAACTACAGATGGAAGCAGCGTTTCCTCAGAGACCATCACGTTGTCTTACGCTTTTCCAAAGTTCCTTAAAGTCACCAATAGACTGACGGATGTTGTGCCACAGCTTATGAATTTTCCAGATATAG TTCTAGAAGATGAAACCAACACCGATTACTTGTATCGGAATGTAACGTTAATGCTGTCGGGAAACTTCAATTGCTGCGCTCCTCAAAAATGGTGGATAGTTAACGAGGACTGCActgatattatatacacgaaACACCTCGAAAAGATTCCAGAAAAcgattgtaaaaatatcatGATGCTACTCTTCAATGACAAAGCATTCCCAAAGGAGCTCAGTTTCATCTCTGGAGTTGG AATCCTTGGCCTGTACACAACAGCCGTCATTCTCGTCAGTCAGATGCTCAGGAGAAACGTAAGCGAAATGGCACCTAAAATAATGTTTGAAGACCTTCCGTATGTTGATCGCATACTGCGTCTCTGTCTGGATATTTACTTGGTGCGAGAAAGTGGGGAACTATGCCTAGAGGAGGATCTATTTGCAAAGTTAATATTCCTCTACAGATCGCCGGAGACATTAATCAG ATGGACACGTCCTCCAGAGCCTGGCGAGCAAGCTGATGACAATGAGGACGGAAATGCAGAGGAAGGTGAAGACGGTGCTATGCGAGCTGCTTAA